One segment of Dolichospermum sp. DET69 DNA contains the following:
- a CDS encoding S41 family peptidase, protein MLITKSKLVLSATVVTLSTIAVTALGIHSIGKASFKDSHKDLVDEVWQIINYRYVDGTFNQVDWQAVRKEYLSKSYTDDKAAYKSIREMLKKLEDPYTRFMDPEEFKNMQVDTSGELTGIGITISQDEKTKQLVVIAPIEDTPAFKAGILAKDIILEIDGKSTKGMDTNDAVSLIRGESGSKVKLTILRNGQKKQFNIQRARIEIHPVRFSEKKTPAGNLGYIRLNQFSANAAKEMKDAIQKLETKKVSGYVLDLRGNPGGLLYASIEIAQMWMNKGTIVFTIDRQGTQDKQVANGSALTNKPLMILVDKGSASASEILSGALQDNKRATLVGNQTFGKGLVQSVQPLKSGSGLAVTIAKYHTPSGKDINKHGIDPDVKVELTDAQRQKLWLGGRDKLATLEDPQFAKAVELLGKQAAQNTNTIKKN, encoded by the coding sequence ATGTTAATTACAAAAAGTAAACTGGTTTTGAGTGCTACGGTAGTAACGCTTTCTACAATCGCTGTTACTGCTTTGGGTATTCATTCAATTGGTAAGGCTTCATTTAAAGACAGTCATAAGGATTTAGTAGATGAAGTTTGGCAGATTATTAACTACCGATATGTAGATGGCACTTTCAATCAAGTAGATTGGCAAGCTGTTCGCAAGGAATATTTAAGCAAGTCCTATACTGATGACAAAGCCGCTTATAAGTCCATTCGGGAAATGCTGAAAAAGCTGGAAGATCCTTACACCCGATTTATGGACCCAGAGGAATTCAAAAATATGCAAGTTGATACCTCTGGTGAACTTACAGGTATTGGTATCACTATCAGTCAAGATGAAAAAACTAAGCAACTAGTTGTTATTGCTCCCATTGAGGATACACCGGCATTTAAGGCAGGTATTTTAGCTAAAGATATCATTCTTGAGATTGATGGCAAAAGCACCAAAGGTATGGACACTAATGATGCAGTATCCCTAATTCGCGGAGAATCAGGTAGCAAGGTGAAGCTGACAATTCTGCGGAATGGTCAGAAAAAACAATTCAATATTCAACGGGCGCGAATTGAAATTCATCCTGTGCGCTTTTCGGAAAAGAAAACTCCAGCGGGTAATCTTGGTTATATTCGTTTGAATCAATTCAGTGCCAATGCTGCTAAGGAAATGAAAGATGCTATTCAGAAATTAGAAACTAAAAAAGTTTCTGGATATGTTTTAGATCTGCGTGGTAATCCTGGTGGGCTGCTATACGCGAGTATAGAAATTGCTCAAATGTGGATGAATAAAGGCACAATTGTTTTTACTATTGACCGCCAAGGTACGCAAGATAAACAAGTAGCCAATGGCTCGGCTTTGACTAATAAACCGTTGATGATCTTAGTGGATAAAGGTTCAGCTAGTGCTAGTGAAATTCTTTCTGGGGCATTGCAAGATAATAAACGGGCTACTTTGGTAGGAAATCAAACTTTTGGTAAGGGTTTAGTCCAATCAGTGCAGCCTTTGAAATCTGGTTCTGGTTTGGCTGTAACTATCGCTAAATATCATACTCCCAGTGGTAAGGATATTAATAAACATGGTATTGATCCAGATGTGAAGGTAGAATTGACTGATGCCCAACGGCAAAAGTTATGGTTAGGTGGACGGGATAAACTAGCGACTCTTGAAGATCCTCAATTTGCTAAAGCTGTGGAATTATTAGGTAAACAAGCTGCTCAAAACACTAATACAATCAAGAAAAATTAA
- a CDS encoding Uma2 family endonuclease yields MYQIDPPLSPKETLPTMYDLPSEDPEEPGLPDQFHVFQPQLLTDTFCPPNHPWQEIFTGTDINLYYDLRHPSWYKRPDWFAVLGVPYLYENRDLRLSYVVWQEAVNPYIVVELLSPGTEKEDLGQALRDVEKPPGKWQVYEQILRVPYYAIFDRYESKFRMFKLNGGIFTEVELVDDRFWIPGLELGLGVWIGNYQGVEMPWLRWYDQEGNWILTSVEKERQNTELERQKAELERQKAEQERQKAELEKRKTERLIAQLRSLGIEPDLE; encoded by the coding sequence ATGTATCAAATAGATCCGCCACTTTCTCCTAAAGAAACATTACCCACAATGTATGATCTTCCTAGCGAAGACCCGGAGGAACCTGGTTTGCCAGATCAATTTCATGTATTTCAACCACAATTATTAACAGACACATTTTGTCCACCTAACCATCCTTGGCAAGAAATATTTACAGGAACAGACATCAATCTCTATTATGATTTACGTCATCCGTCATGGTACAAAAGACCAGATTGGTTTGCAGTTTTAGGAGTACCATACCTGTATGAAAATAGAGATTTAAGATTAAGTTATGTAGTGTGGCAAGAAGCAGTAAACCCTTATATTGTCGTTGAATTACTATCACCAGGAACAGAAAAAGAAGATTTAGGACAAGCCTTACGAGATGTAGAAAAACCCCCAGGAAAATGGCAAGTATATGAACAAATACTCAGAGTACCTTACTACGCAATATTTGACAGATATGAGTCAAAATTTAGAATGTTCAAGTTAAATGGCGGAATTTTTACAGAAGTAGAATTAGTAGATGATCGTTTTTGGATTCCTGGACTAGAATTAGGCTTGGGGGTATGGATAGGTAATTATCAAGGTGTAGAAATGCCTTGGTTACGTTGGTATGATCAAGAGGGCAATTGGATATTAACCAGTGTAGAAAAAGAACGCCAAAATACTGAATTAGAAAGGCAAAAGGCTGAATTGGAAAGGCAAAAGGCTGAACAGGAACGCCAAAAGGCTGAATTGGAAAAACGAAAAACAGAGAGATTAATAGCTCAATTAAGATCATTGGGTATAGAACCTGATCTAGAGTAA